Genomic DNA from Caldivirga sp.:
AGCCACGTGAAAAACACTACTGAAGCCTCAACAATAATGGTCATGTACCTTAAGCCCAGTAACTCAGCTGATATGCCTAGGGCTATGGGGGATAGTATGCCGATTATCGTCATTATTGATGAGAAGGCGGAGTTCATAATGTTCCTCTCATCATCCCTTGAATCCCTTGAGATTACTATTAGGGAGAGGGGGTACGTTAAACCATGAGGTATGCCAAGTATTGCTAAGGCAACGGCGTACGCATACATGTTCGGTGAAAGTGTCATAACCACCATACCCACTATGGTTAGTATTGACATTGAAATAGAAGCGTACTTAACATCCCTAATGGGCCTTATTGAAATGTAAAGCCTTGTAGCGAAGGATGTTGTAAAGAACGCCGCGAAAAGTAAATACACTAGCGAGTTATCAGCGTGGAAGTACTCTATGGCGTAGATACCACCGAAGGCTGTCAGCATTGCGAAGGGTAGGCTATACATGGCATTATTATATATTGCAATCCTGAAACTAGCCTTACCCCATATTGAACTTAACTTAAACCTAACCCCACCAGGCTTCTCCGCTGGGAAGGGTAGCTTGGGGGATAACGCTACCATTACTGCTGAGAATACTGAGAAGAACAGGAAGGCATCCCTAAGCGTGAAGTAGCGTAGTATAATTGACTCAATGATTGGACCTATTGTTAAACTTAGGCTGAGGGCAAACGTGTATAAGGCTATTACCCTCTCCCTTGTCCCCTGATCCTTCCCTATTATGCTTGATGATGTTGCAACATTAGGCATTATTATACCAAGCAGGAAACCAACCGCAACTGAGGTTAACCAGAGGCCAATGTAGTTGACGAAGGGGTATATTATGAATATGAGGAAGTAGAGGAGTGTTGACGCCTCAAAAAGTATCCTCCTCTTAACTGAGTCCAATCTTGCGTTAACCCACATTGTGGCTATGAATGATGAAACGGAGATGACGCTGCTTAATAAACCAATTTCAGCCTCCGTGGCATTGAAGTACTCCCTGGCTATTAATGGTACAGTGGTCTGTATCATATTGTTGCTTGCCCTAGCCATGAATGTGAATGCTAGTAGGATAATCACGGTCCACATTAAGTCTCCCCCCTCTGAGCTACTTAAGGAACCTAATCTACTCATTTTCATTTTCTAAAGGCCTAAACCCAGCACCTTTTATAAAACTTACCCGGACAGTTATATAGATTTACTTTAAACCTACATAGATAATGTTATAATATATAGTT
This window encodes:
- a CDS encoding MFS transporter; the protein is MWTVIILLAFTFMARASNNMIQTTVPLIAREYFNATEAEIGLLSSVISVSSFIATMWVNARLDSVKRRILFEASTLLYFLIFIIYPFVNYIGLWLTSVAVGFLLGIIMPNVATSSSIIGKDQGTRERVIALYTFALSLSLTIGPIIESIILRYFTLRDAFLFFSVFSAVMVALSPKLPFPAEKPGGVRFKLSSIWGKASFRIAIYNNAMYSLPFAMLTAFGGIYAIEYFHADNSLVYLLFAAFFTTSFATRLYISIRPIRDVKYASISMSILTIVGMVVMTLSPNMYAYAVALAILGIPHGLTYPLSLIVISRDSRDDERNIMNSAFSSIMTIIGILSPIALGISAELLGLRYMTIIVEASVVFFTWLLYRSLRELNPNVLLAKNTPNLAR